ACGAGCACCATGGCGAGCAGGATCAGCGACTGCGCCGCGCCCTCCCCGAACGACCCGTTGACCCGCCCGGCCCGCACCAGGCTGAACATCATGTCGGTGGTGGCGCCCACGGGCCCACCAGCGGTCAGGTAGTCGATCGTCCCGAAGATCTCGAAGAACGCGTAGGTGAGGTTGGTGACGACGAGGAAGAACGTGATGGGTGACAGGGCGGGAAGGATGATGAATCGCATGCGCTGCCAGCCGTTCGCGCCGTCGATCCGGCTGGCCTCGATGATGTCATTGGGCACCGTCTGCAGCCCCGCCAGGTAGAAGAGGATGTTGAACCCGAGGGTCTTCCAGACGCTGGCGAGGATGACGACGGACCGGGCAAGCGTCGGGTCGGTTCGGTAGTTCGGCAGCTCGAAGGGCGTGAGCGCCTCCACCAGGTGCCCGGCGATGCCGGCGATCGGATCGAAGATCACGTAGAACAGGACCCCGGCGATCGGGGGGCTGATCGCGTACGGCCAGATCAGGAAGGTGCGGTACAGCCCCTGGCCACGGAGGGGCTGGAAGGCCAGCCAGGCGATGCCCAGCCCCAGCGCCAGGCCGATCAGGACCGTCCCTGCGGACAGGATCAGCGTGGTCGTGAAGACCCGCTGATAGGCGTCGCCGAGCACCGCGATCGTCAGCGTGATCAAGGCGGCGCCACCGATCAGCCCCCGGACCCGTGGCAGCCACCACGGCACGGCGTCGCCCATCACATGGACCGTCGTGCGTCGGCGGCGGACG
The nucleotide sequence above comes from Euzebya pacifica. Encoded proteins:
- a CDS encoding carbohydrate ABC transporter permease gives rise to the protein MSMTSLLVVPVLAQLPEDGGFAVHASMLPMHATTAAVGLLVGLVVWPRLRLDRRAGGVIGAVVGSVGPLLVTVPLRGCTFEPGRDPVELWLGIGIAVATTAALLAAVVWLARMAAVQQGRLRDTSLEQGGGAFRTGPAVPLLLLAPTLAVLVVFLYWPAVETVRLSTRIVRLSAPNQPFVCLGNFTRLMEPSADPVAIVLSVAWVVATAVVVVRRRRTTVHVMGDAVPWWLPRVRGLIGGAALITLTIAVLGDAYQRVFTTTLILSAGTVLIGLALGLGIAWLAFQPLRGQGLYRTFLIWPYAISPPIAGVLFYVIFDPIAGIAGHLVEALTPFELPNYRTDPTLARSVVILASVWKTLGFNILFYLAGLQTVPNDIIEASRIDGANGWQRMRFIILPALSPITFFLVVTNLTYAFFEIFGTIDYLTAGGPVGATTDMMFSLVRAGRVNGSFGEGAAQSLILLAMVLVVTAWQFRSTGRRVSYGA